In one window of Frigoriglobus tundricola DNA:
- a CDS encoding response regulator, whose translation MPLDDGTPLPPTLPARPRVLVVDDEPAVRMVSRLMLEGAGYAVTEVGDAAAAVERVAKTDRPFMVVLLDVTLPDRSGTELLAELRYSTPRSRVVLTSGKPEEDVPDHGADSYLPKPFTRDQLLAAVRSATAMTTT comes from the coding sequence ATGCCGCTCGACGACGGAACCCCGCTCCCTCCGACACTTCCCGCCCGGCCCCGCGTGCTTGTTGTGGACGACGAACCGGCCGTGCGCATGGTTTCCCGCCTCATGCTCGAAGGGGCGGGGTACGCGGTCACCGAGGTCGGTGACGCGGCGGCCGCCGTTGAACGCGTGGCCAAAACCGATCGCCCCTTCATGGTGGTGCTGCTGGACGTGACGCTGCCGGACCGCTCCGGCACCGAACTGTTGGCCGAACTCCGGTACTCCACGCCGCGGTCGCGTGTCGTGCTGACCAGCGGGAAGCCGGAAGAGGACGTGCCCGACCACGGCGCCGACAGTTACCTCCCCAAACCGTTCACCCGCGACCAACTGCTCGCGGCCGTGCGATCGGCCACCGCGATGACGACGACATGA
- a CDS encoding dihydrodipicolinate synthase family protein produces MTCGTPIDPIAMIRPRRKITGISAVLLPFTEPGDIDWAGFTAHCVRTAEAGLTPAVNMDTGFGALLAPGQKIAVLDATRSALGGKSFVAGAFVANVPGAPFDIEQYRAAVDAVVDRGGVPVVVQSHGLTELPEAELPGAYEAIARDCDAFIAFELGRVFAPFGTIYGLDTFTALLAQKKCVGLKHSSLAREPEWQRLAIRDAVRPGFNLYTGNDLGIDMVMYGSDYLLGLSTFAPDLFARRDAYWLSGDPRFYELNDVLQYLGFLAFREPVPAYKHSAAMFLKLRGWIGCDATHPLSPVRCDSDRELLQGVIRKLGIV; encoded by the coding sequence ATGACCTGCGGAACGCCCATCGACCCGATCGCGATGATCCGCCCGCGGCGGAAAATCACTGGCATTTCGGCCGTGCTCCTCCCGTTCACGGAACCGGGCGACATCGACTGGGCGGGGTTCACGGCTCACTGCGTCCGCACCGCCGAGGCCGGACTGACCCCGGCCGTGAACATGGACACCGGCTTCGGCGCTCTCCTTGCGCCCGGGCAGAAAATTGCGGTTCTAGACGCAACTCGTTCTGCACTCGGGGGAAAATCTTTCGTCGCGGGCGCATTTGTCGCGAATGTTCCCGGCGCGCCCTTCGATATTGAGCAATACCGCGCGGCCGTCGATGCCGTCGTGGACCGGGGGGGAGTTCCGGTCGTGGTTCAGAGCCACGGGCTGACCGAACTGCCCGAGGCCGAACTGCCCGGGGCCTACGAGGCAATCGCGCGGGACTGCGACGCGTTCATCGCTTTTGAACTGGGGCGCGTGTTCGCCCCGTTCGGGACGATTTACGGGCTGGACACCTTCACGGCGCTGTTGGCCCAGAAGAAGTGCGTCGGGCTGAAGCACTCCTCGCTCGCGCGCGAACCGGAGTGGCAGCGGCTGGCGATCCGCGACGCGGTGCGCCCCGGGTTCAACCTGTACACGGGGAACGACCTCGGCATCGACATGGTGATGTACGGTAGCGATTACTTGCTCGGGTTGAGTACGTTCGCGCCGGACCTGTTTGCCCGGCGCGATGCGTACTGGCTCTCGGGCGACCCGCGGTTCTACGAACTCAACGACGTGTTGCAGTACCTCGGCTTCCTGGCGTTTCGCGAGCCGGTGCCGGCGTACAAGCACTCCGCGGCCATGTTCCTGAAGCTCCGCGGGTGGATCGGCTGCGATGCCACACACCCGCTCAGCCCGGTCCGATGCGATTCGGACCGAGAATTGCTACAAGGTGTTATTCGGAAGCTCGGAATCGTGTGA
- a CDS encoding outer membrane protein assembly factor BamB family protein: MSRALLTSAIVLFLALTAAGGDWPQWRGPSRDGHAVAARLPANWPDAAPAPAWKAKIGEGYAGAAVAGGKVFALARDDAQGTECASCFDLVSGKRLWDVRYAAGFKAPDPTAGRGPNATPAADGDRVYFFGLAGMLTCVEIATGKALWQHDCLKEYWGVAKSARGDDTWFPPCGASASPLVDGDTLIVPVGGTKAGAVTGFDRATGKLLWKALDDRSSYASPVIAAPGGVKQIVAFTGTRMVGLRYADRELLWDQPFQARYEQTIVGPVVWKDRVVMGGEQRATFALKLTRDGSAMRAEQVWKSDDLKMYLTTPVIVGEHLIGFDHRTGKLACLALGDGTTAWTSPSFGTKHLTFVAAGNTLLILTLDGALTVATVSASGYEVVTKWKVSEKGTWAHPALAGNRLIVKGPEDLMCYELR; this comes from the coding sequence ATGTCGCGTGCGCTTCTTACATCCGCCATCGTTCTGTTTCTGGCCCTCACCGCGGCCGGCGGGGACTGGCCACAGTGGCGCGGGCCGAGCCGCGACGGGCACGCGGTCGCCGCGCGGCTGCCGGCAAATTGGCCGGACGCCGCCCCGGCGCCGGCCTGGAAGGCGAAGATCGGCGAGGGCTACGCCGGGGCCGCCGTCGCGGGCGGAAAGGTGTTCGCGCTGGCCCGGGACGACGCACAAGGGACCGAGTGCGCGTCCTGCTTCGATCTGGTGAGCGGCAAGCGGCTCTGGGACGTGCGCTACGCCGCCGGCTTCAAAGCCCCGGACCCCACCGCCGGGCGCGGGCCGAACGCCACCCCCGCCGCGGACGGCGACCGCGTGTACTTTTTCGGCCTCGCCGGGATGCTCACCTGCGTCGAGATCGCCACCGGCAAGGCGCTCTGGCAGCACGACTGTTTGAAGGAATATTGGGGCGTGGCGAAAAGCGCCCGGGGCGACGACACGTGGTTCCCGCCGTGCGGCGCGAGCGCGTCGCCCCTGGTGGACGGTGACACGCTCATCGTGCCCGTCGGCGGCACGAAGGCCGGGGCCGTCACGGGCTTCGACCGTGCGACCGGCAAACTGCTGTGGAAGGCCCTCGACGACCGTAGTAGTTACGCCTCGCCGGTGATCGCGGCGCCCGGCGGGGTGAAGCAGATCGTCGCGTTCACGGGCACGCGCATGGTCGGGTTGCGGTACGCGGACCGCGAACTGCTCTGGGACCAGCCGTTCCAGGCGCGGTACGAGCAGACCATCGTCGGCCCGGTGGTGTGGAAGGACCGCGTCGTGATGGGCGGCGAGCAGCGGGCGACGTTCGCGCTGAAGCTCACCCGCGACGGGAGCGCGATGAGAGCGGAACAGGTCTGGAAGAGCGACGACCTGAAGATGTACCTGACGACGCCGGTGATCGTGGGCGAGCACCTCATCGGTTTCGACCACCGCACCGGCAAGCTCGCGTGTCTGGCGCTGGGAGACGGCACGACCGCGTGGACCTCGCCGTCGTTCGGCACGAAGCACCTCACGTTCGTCGCGGCGGGCAACACGCTCCTGATCCTCACGCTGGACGGCGCCCTGACCGTCGCAACGGTCTCGGCGTCGGGGTACGAGGTGGTCACGAAATGGAAGGTGAGCGAGAAGGGCACGTGGGCGCACCCCGCGCTGGCCGGCAACCGCCTGATCGTGAAGGGGCCCGAAGATCTGATGTGTTACGAACTGCGGTGA
- a CDS encoding pyridoxal-phosphate dependent enzyme: protein MPAYACDLAAVRAAADRITGTVHRTPVMTCGTLDALAGRRLYFKCENLQKVGAFKYRGAANAVLKLTDAEAARGVVTHSSGNHAQALALAARVRGVPAYIVMPKTAPAVKRAAVEGYGGHVTLCEPTLAAREQAANDLVAKTGATLIPPFDHVDVIAGQGTVALELLEDVPDLDALITPVGGGGLLAGCAIAARGVKPTVRVFGAEPLGADDAARSKAAGERLPQTGPNTIADGLLTSTGELTWPVIRDQVEGVFTVTDDEIRSAMRLVWERMKLIVEPSGAVGAAVALGEAFRALSGVQKVGVVFSGGNVSLDKLYW, encoded by the coding sequence ATGCCCGCCTATGCTTGTGACCTGGCCGCCGTGCGCGCGGCCGCCGACCGCATCACCGGGACCGTCCACCGCACACCGGTGATGACGTGCGGCACGCTGGACGCCCTCGCCGGGCGGCGGCTCTACTTCAAGTGCGAGAACTTGCAGAAGGTCGGGGCGTTCAAGTACCGCGGCGCGGCCAACGCGGTTCTGAAACTCACCGACGCGGAGGCCGCGCGGGGGGTCGTCACGCACTCCAGCGGGAACCACGCCCAGGCCCTGGCGCTCGCGGCCCGCGTGCGCGGCGTCCCGGCGTACATCGTCATGCCGAAGACCGCCCCCGCCGTGAAACGAGCCGCGGTGGAGGGCTACGGCGGGCACGTCACGCTCTGCGAGCCGACCCTCGCCGCCCGCGAGCAGGCCGCGAACGATCTGGTTGCGAAAACGGGCGCCACGCTGATCCCGCCGTTCGACCATGTGGACGTGATCGCGGGCCAGGGCACCGTCGCGCTGGAACTGCTCGAGGACGTACCGGACCTGGACGCGCTTATCACCCCCGTTGGCGGCGGCGGGTTGCTCGCGGGTTGCGCAATCGCCGCTCGCGGAGTGAAGCCGACCGTCCGCGTGTTCGGTGCGGAACCGCTCGGCGCGGACGATGCGGCCCGCTCGAAGGCCGCGGGCGAGCGCCTCCCGCAGACCGGCCCGAACACCATCGCTGATGGCCTGCTCACGAGTACCGGCGAATTGACGTGGCCGGTTATTCGCGATCAGGTCGAGGGCGTCTTCACCGTGACCGACGACGAGATTCGGTCCGCGATGCGCCTCGTGTGGGAGCGCATGAAGCTGATCGTGGAACCGAGCGGCGCGGTGGGGGCCGCGGTCGCGCTGGGCGAAGCGTTCCGGGCACTCTCGGGGGTGCAGAAGGTCGGCGTCGTCTTCAGCGGCGGAAACGTGAGCCTGGACAAACTGTACTGGTGA
- a CDS encoding TIGR02996 domain-containing protein yields the protein MNERKGFLKLLAENEDDLTTRLVYADWLDERGEHEEADRQRKWPAAKEWLVRFCRQNNPADEQDTEEWFISYETLLELGREAVERDGRELWFSCGNNMGMCDALRSECGPFWKNWSIVTGVPVPPDAEARSSFSCAC from the coding sequence GTGAACGAGCGGAAAGGGTTCCTCAAACTTCTGGCCGAGAACGAGGACGACTTGACGACCCGCCTCGTCTACGCCGACTGGCTGGACGAGCGCGGCGAGCACGAGGAGGCCGACCGCCAGCGGAAGTGGCCGGCGGCGAAGGAGTGGCTCGTCCGGTTCTGCCGCCAGAACAACCCGGCCGACGAACAAGACACCGAAGAGTGGTTCATCTCGTACGAGACGCTCCTGGAACTCGGCCGCGAGGCCGTCGAGCGAGACGGCCGGGAACTGTGGTTCTCGTGCGGGAACAACATGGGAATGTGTGACGCCCTCCGCAGCGAATGCGGGCCGTTCTGGAAGAACTGGTCTATTGTGACGGGCGTCCCCGTGCCGCCGGACGCCGAGGCCAGGAGCAGCTTCAGTTGCGCGTGCTAG
- a CDS encoding acyl carrier protein phosphodiesterase, with product MNLLAHALLSGADLEVRLGNVLADFVKGRDRLSMPPAFLEGVRQHQAIDAFTDSHPVVSRSKARVRDYRHATGILVDVFYDHFLTLSWHRFSAEPLERFNARLYAEFGAHTIALPPEAKDVLEQIVRDDWFGSYGSIAGVEDTLTRVSQRLEARTGRDFRLGSAVSQLVAHLDELAADFAEFFPLLRAHVETVRAA from the coding sequence GTGAACCTGCTGGCTCATGCCTTATTGTCTGGAGCGGACCTGGAGGTTCGTCTCGGTAACGTCCTTGCGGATTTCGTGAAGGGACGCGACCGCCTTTCGATGCCGCCGGCGTTTCTGGAAGGCGTCCGGCAGCACCAGGCGATCGACGCCTTTACGGATTCGCACCCGGTCGTTTCTCGCAGCAAGGCCCGGGTCCGAGACTACCGCCACGCGACCGGAATCCTCGTCGATGTCTTCTACGACCATTTCCTGACCTTGAGTTGGCACCGGTTCTCCGCGGAACCGCTGGAGCGCTTCAACGCCCGGCTGTATGCCGAGTTCGGGGCGCACACAATCGCACTGCCGCCGGAGGCGAAAGACGTCCTCGAACAGATCGTCCGGGATGACTGGTTCGGGTCATACGGGAGCATCGCGGGTGTTGAGGACACGCTCACTCGCGTGTCCCAGCGCCTCGAAGCCCGAACGGGAAGGGACTTCCGTCTCGGGAGCGCGGTGTCGCAGTTGGTCGCCCACCTTGACGAGCTGGCGGCGGACTTTGCCGAATTCTTTCCACTACTACGGGCGCACGTGGAGACGGTCCGAGCGGCCTGA
- a CDS encoding CPBP family glutamic-type intramembrane protease — protein MPADLWTEAGHMMESGLLVAMGAVPLGLLAWAARPDGEPLLPRWTPWRVPWSGFEVVTAFLVVSFVLPAAALEVLTQSAFYGTIYGADFPPPGAKDVSPDRAKDASIVRMLWANLVALPFTLGLIWAAARTLYPTWKPKPVASTAGRVKLAVVAWLVLAPTVLVFNAVVNAVALMFDVTPDAHALTKFAGHPALDQVLFALEACVAAPVREEIVFRGVLLSWCVGRMKLPGAGVTRVTGTRPWFVMLTAVAFAAVLSDWRPAPVAFAGSLAVGLAVVGRYARTGARRIRAVYATAALFAVVHTSVWPSPVPLFLLGLGLGWLAVRTKGVLVPVLVHGLFNAVSAVFVLRGGG, from the coding sequence GTGCCTGCCGATTTGTGGACCGAAGCCGGCCACATGATGGAGTCCGGCCTGCTCGTGGCGATGGGCGCGGTGCCGCTCGGGTTGCTCGCGTGGGCGGCCCGGCCGGACGGCGAACCGCTCCTCCCGCGCTGGACGCCGTGGCGCGTGCCGTGGAGCGGCTTCGAGGTCGTCACCGCCTTCCTCGTGGTCTCATTCGTGCTGCCGGCGGCCGCGCTCGAGGTTCTCACACAAAGCGCTTTCTACGGCACGATCTACGGCGCCGACTTCCCGCCGCCCGGCGCAAAAGACGTGTCCCCGGACCGCGCGAAAGACGCCTCCATCGTCCGCATGTTGTGGGCGAATCTCGTAGCGTTGCCGTTCACCCTCGGCCTCATCTGGGCGGCGGCACGCACGCTCTACCCGACCTGGAAACCGAAACCCGTGGCGAGTACCGCGGGGCGGGTGAAGCTCGCGGTGGTGGCGTGGCTCGTGCTCGCGCCGACGGTGCTGGTGTTCAACGCGGTCGTCAACGCGGTCGCGCTGATGTTCGATGTGACCCCGGACGCCCACGCGCTCACGAAATTCGCCGGCCACCCGGCTCTCGATCAAGTGCTGTTCGCTCTGGAGGCGTGCGTCGCCGCACCCGTGCGTGAGGAGATCGTGTTTCGTGGCGTGCTGTTGTCGTGGTGCGTGGGGCGGATGAAACTTCCCGGCGCGGGTGTGACGCGGGTCACCGGCACGCGGCCGTGGTTCGTGATGCTCACCGCGGTGGCGTTCGCGGCGGTACTGAGCGACTGGCGCCCCGCGCCGGTCGCGTTCGCCGGGTCGCTCGCGGTCGGGCTCGCGGTGGTCGGGCGGTACGCTCGCACCGGAGCGAGACGCATTCGGGCCGTGTACGCCACCGCCGCGCTCTTCGCGGTCGTGCACACGAGCGTGTGGCCCAGTCCGGTCCCGCTGTTCCTGCTCGGCCTGGGGCTCGGGTGGCTCGCGGTGCGGACCAAAGGCGTACTCGTTCCCGTCCTCGTTCACGGGCTGTTCAACGCCGTTTCGGCCGTGTTCGTACTCCGCGGCGGGGGGTAA
- a CDS encoding four-helix bundle copper-binding protein, producing the protein MSITKRIGVLGLMAAALVVAGRYTTAEDKKPAPPVEAKAQPASAGDTKMTHFMDCAKECDDCARTCNGCAAHCTKMVAEGKKDHLETVRLCADCATICASASAVVSKFGPCSDLICAACADACKRCGDACEKHAAHDEIMKKCHDECVKCEKACREMLKHTAKAER; encoded by the coding sequence ATGAGCATCACTAAGCGGATCGGCGTTCTGGGGTTGATGGCGGCAGCGCTCGTCGTCGCGGGCCGCTACACGACCGCCGAGGACAAGAAACCGGCCCCGCCGGTGGAGGCCAAGGCCCAGCCCGCCTCCGCGGGCGATACGAAGATGACTCATTTCATGGACTGTGCGAAGGAGTGTGACGACTGCGCCCGGACGTGCAACGGGTGTGCGGCACACTGCACGAAGATGGTCGCCGAGGGCAAGAAGGACCACCTGGAGACGGTGCGGCTGTGCGCGGACTGCGCGACGATCTGCGCGTCCGCGTCGGCGGTGGTGTCGAAGTTCGGTCCGTGTTCGGACCTGATCTGTGCGGCGTGCGCCGACGCGTGCAAGCGCTGCGGGGACGCGTGTGAGAAGCACGCCGCACACGACGAGATCATGAAAAAGTGTCACGACGAATGTGTGAAGTGCGAGAAGGCGTGCCGCGAGATGCTCAAACACACCGCGAAGGCGGAGAGGTGA